One Prevotella melaninogenica DNA window includes the following coding sequences:
- a CDS encoding DUF1573 domain-containing protein, with protein sequence MKKFLLMTVMLVFGLTFAVAQNQAEIKFDKVTYDFGTFSDDNPVHKTTFTFTNVGKAPLVINQIVASCGCTIPNYDKKPIAPGQKGTIDVTYNGTGKFPGHFKKSITVRTNGKVEMTRLYIEGVMTGK encoded by the coding sequence ATGAAAAAGTTCTTATTAATGACAGTGATGTTAGTTTTCGGACTGACATTTGCAGTAGCACAGAATCAGGCAGAAATTAAATTTGATAAGGTAACTTACGACTTCGGTACTTTCTCTGACGACAACCCAGTGCACAAAACAACATTCACATTCACAAATGTTGGAAAGGCGCCATTGGTTATTAATCAGATTGTTGCAAGTTGTGGATGCACTATTCCTAACTACGATAAGAAACCGATTGCACCAGGTCAGAAAGGTACGATTGACGTGACATACAACGGAACTGGTAAGTTCCCTGGACACTTCAAGAAGAGTATTACCGTACGAACAAATGGAAAAGTAGAAATGACCCGACTATATATAGAGGGTGTCATGACTGGTAAATAA